In Weissella tructae, the DNA window CGCCGGTCAGAAACGAGATGCTGATTTTATTGTGACTGGACATACCCATCAATTGGGTGTGGAATGGTTTGGCGAAACACTCGTGATTAATCCAGGATCAATTAGCGCACCACGGGGGCAATATCGTGATATTGGTGGTACGTATGCGATTTTAACGGTGACGGAAACCAACATTGAAGTCACATTTTTTGATCGACAAATGAATCCAGTGCCACATTTGTCCTTTAATTGGCAAAAATAAGCGTAATAAACCGAAACGGTTGAGTATTCTCAATCGTTTTTTTGTGATTACGACACAAACAAAGTGGATTTTGTTACAATAGAGAAATGAATTATTTGTGTAAGGGAGATTTGTTATGGAGAACAAAGAATGGGAACTCCGTCTCCAACCGTACGAACAAACGGTGGATGAACTAAAGGTGAAATTGCGCGGTATGCGTACTGAATTTAATTTAGCTGGTGTACAAACACCCGTTGAATTTGTGACTGGGCGTGTTAAGTCAATTCCAGCCATTACGGAAAAGTTAGATCGACGTCATATTACATTGGACCGTCTAGAACAAGATATGGAAGACCTAGCAGGTGTCCGTATCATGACGCAATTTACAGATGATATCTATAAAGTTGTGAATCTATTACGTCAACGTAAAGATATGACTATTTTAGAAGAACGTGACTATGTCATGAACGCTAAGCCTTCAGGATATCGTTCATATCACATTGTGATTGAGTATCCTTTGCAACTGATTACGGGTGAACGCCTAGTGTTGGCCGAAATCCAGATTCGTACGATGCAAATGAATGTTTGGAGTACAATTGAACACGAAATTAACTACAAGTATGAAGGTGCTGATCCTGAAAATATGAAGGAACAATTGAAGAAGGCAGCTGATTTATCTGCTGAGATTGATTCTATTTTTGCGGCATTACATCATGCAGAAACTGCCCAACAGGCAACGGAGTAGAGAAATGAAATTGTCGATTTTTAGTAATAGTACCCCAAAATCTAAGGACGCAGAGGCAACTTTGCGCGCTACAATTGCGCAATACACAGAATGTGGCATTGTTTATGATGAACAAAATCCTGACATTGTGATTGTAATTGGTGGTGACGGAACACAATTATCGGCCTTTCATCACTATGAATCACAATTGGAACATGTGCGATTTGTTGGGATACATACCGGACATTTAGGCTTTTATGCCGACTGGCAAGTCTTTGAAATTGAAGACTTAGTAAAGAGCCTGGTCCATGACCCTGGAACTGAAGTAACGTATCCTTTGTTGAACGTGACTGTGCATAATGCAGCAGGTGAAGAACAAACATGGCTATCCTTGAACGAAGCGACGATCAAATATAATTTTGGGACGCTAGCAGCGGACGTTTATTTAAATGATGGTTTTTTTGAAAGCTTCCGTGGAGATGGTCTACTAGTCTCAACACCAACTGGTTCAACTGCCTATAACAAGGCAATTGGAGGGGCCGTGATTCACCCAACCTTAGAAGCAATGCAATTAACTGAAATTGCGTCTGCTAATAATCGGGTTTATCGTACCCTGGGGGCACCAATCGTCCTAAGTCATGAAGACAAGGTACGTATTGTGGTTGACCCACAAACAACAGAACCAGTTATTAGTGTGGACAATGTTCAAATTCCAATGACTGATGTGGAATGGATTGAGTCTCACGTTGCAACACAAAAAATACGTTTCGTAGAATACCGCCATATGAACTTTTGGCAAAGATTACAAACTAGCTTTATTGGCTCGGAGGAAAATTAGTGGCGAGTTTTGAATGGACAAATACCGGGGATGAAGCCCTGAAGATTAAGACGTTTTTGGCACATCAAGGTGTCTCACACCGTATGTTTTCATTGATTAAGCGTGGCGGTGGTGCTGTGCTACTAAATGGCAAGCAAGTACGTACCGTTGATGAAGTACAACCTGGTGAAACAGTAAAGATTAAATTACCACCAGAAGAATCAAACGATGTGGTTGCGATGTCAGACTTACCATTAAACATCTTGTATGAAGATGATAACTGGCTATTGGTTGATAAAATTGCAGGTATTACATCAGTACCTGGTAAAGCAGACCGTGAAACAACGATGGTTAATCGTGTAAAGGGATACCTTGCTCGTAGTGGGTCAACAGATTTGGTACCACACGTTGTGACGCGTTTAGATCGTTTTACGTCAGGGGTTGCCTTGTTAGCAAAGCATCGTTTTGCGCACGGATTGTTGGATAAGCAATTACAAGAACATTCTGTGAATAAGCGTTACTATGCATTGGTTGATGGTGTTCTACCAGATGATCATGGCATTATTGAAGGACCTATTGGTCGTGTTGATGGTGACTTCATTCGTCGTGAAGTTCGTCCAGACGGTCGTGAATCAACGACTGAATACTGGGTGAAGGCACGTATGGAGAATCAAACATTAGTTGAAGTGCAATTACACACCGGTCGTACACACCAAATTCGTGTACACTTCCGTCACATTGGGCACCCGCTAGTTGGGGATGAAATCTATGGTGGACCAATGGACCGTGGTATTGAACGTCAAGCGTTGCATGCATTCTCATTAACGTACTATGATCCTTTTGATCAAGTGGAACGTAATGTGAAGAGCCCAGTGCCAGCAGATATGCAAGAAGTTTTGGGTGAACATGCAGCATTGATTAAGTAGTTTTTAGGAGTAGGGAGGTTGGGGATGGCTAACGAAACACATAATCCTGTAGAAATTACAGAAGACTTGCGTGAAGAAATTAGTGAACAAGCACAACAACTGGTTAATGACATTCGTAATGGTCAAGAAGCAGCGTTTAAAGA includes these proteins:
- a CDS encoding GTP pyrophosphokinase encodes the protein MENKEWELRLQPYEQTVDELKVKLRGMRTEFNLAGVQTPVEFVTGRVKSIPAITEKLDRRHITLDRLEQDMEDLAGVRIMTQFTDDIYKVVNLLRQRKDMTILEERDYVMNAKPSGYRSYHIVIEYPLQLITGERLVLAEIQIRTMQMNVWSTIEHEINYKYEGADPENMKEQLKKAADLSAEIDSIFAALHHAETAQQATE
- a CDS encoding NAD kinase gives rise to the protein MKLSIFSNSTPKSKDAEATLRATIAQYTECGIVYDEQNPDIVIVIGGDGTQLSAFHHYESQLEHVRFVGIHTGHLGFYADWQVFEIEDLVKSLVHDPGTEVTYPLLNVTVHNAAGEEQTWLSLNEATIKYNFGTLAADVYLNDGFFESFRGDGLLVSTPTGSTAYNKAIGGAVIHPTLEAMQLTEIASANNRVYRTLGAPIVLSHEDKVRIVVDPQTTEPVISVDNVQIPMTDVEWIESHVATQKIRFVEYRHMNFWQRLQTSFIGSEEN
- a CDS encoding RluA family pseudouridine synthase, with product MASFEWTNTGDEALKIKTFLAHQGVSHRMFSLIKRGGGAVLLNGKQVRTVDEVQPGETVKIKLPPEESNDVVAMSDLPLNILYEDDNWLLVDKIAGITSVPGKADRETTMVNRVKGYLARSGSTDLVPHVVTRLDRFTSGVALLAKHRFAHGLLDKQLQEHSVNKRYYALVDGVLPDDHGIIEGPIGRVDGDFIRREVRPDGRESTTEYWVKARMENQTLVEVQLHTGRTHQIRVHFRHIGHPLVGDEIYGGPMDRGIERQALHAFSLTYYDPFDQVERNVKSPVPADMQEVLGEHAALIK